The stretch of DNA CGTCGACGGAGTTGTCGATGATCTCCCACAGGCAGTGCATGAGCCCCTGGCTGTCGGTGGTGCCGATGTACATGCCAGGCCGCTTGCGCACGGCGTCGAGCCCTTCCAGCACGGACAGGTTCTTGGCACTGTATTCCTCAACCATTGGCTTCCCTACCTACCTTACAAACGAGATTCAAGCTTTTAGCCACGAGTTATCACCATACCCAACAGCCTCGCCAACCTTGCCCTGATAACCCTCTAAAAGATAGGGCAAGGACCGCTGCCACCCCGCTTATTGATGCGCCGAAACGATAGACAAAGCGGGGTATCAAAATCCGTCAAGTCTTTTATCGTCGAATCTATCAGATATGGGAAACCCGCCGCGCAAAAGCGACGGGCATCGAAAATCACTGATCAAGGAAGTCGCGCAGCGTCTGCGAGCGAGACGGGTGGCGCAGCTTCGACATGGTCTTGGACTCGATCTGACGGATGCGCTCACGGGTGACCCCGTAGACGCGACCGATGTCGTCCAAGGTCTTCGGCTGACCGTCTTCAAGGCCGTAACGCATCTTGATGACGCCGGCTTCACGAGGCGAAAGCGTCTCAAGCACCTGTTTGAACTGTTCCTGCAAGAGCGAGAACGCAACGGCCTCACTAGGCGCGATGGCATCTGTGTCTTCGATTAGATCGCCGAACTCGGAGTCACCATCCTCACCAAGCGGGGTGTGCAGCGAAATAGGCTCACGGCCGTACTTCTGCACTTCCTGCACCTTCTCGACCGGCATGTCGAGTTCACGGGCCAGTTCGTCGGGCGTGGGCTCACGGCCCAAATCCTGCAGCATCTGGCGCTGGACGCGGGAAAGCTTGTTGATGACCTCGACCATGTGGACGGGCACGCGAATGGTGCGGGCCTGGTCGGCCATGGCACGGGTGATGGCCTGACGAATCCACCAAGTGGCGTAGGTGGAGAACTTGAAGCCCTTCTTCCAGTCGAACTTCTCGACGGCACGAATCAGGCCCAGATTGCCTTCCTGAATCAGATCGAGGAAGAGCATGCCACGACCGGTGTAGCGCTTGGCCAGGGAGACAACCAGACGAAGGTTGGCCTCCAGCAGATGGTCCTTGGCCTTCTTGCCGTCGTTCGCGGCCCATTTGAGCTCGCGCTTACGCTTGAAGTCCATGCCCTCGGACTGGGTATCGAGCAGGTGCTGGGCATAAAGCCCGGCCTCGATACGTTCGGAAAGGTCGACTTCCTGCTCGGCGTTCAGAAGGCTCACACGGCCGATCTGCTTCAAGTAATCCTTGACGGGATCTGCGGTGGCTCCGGCGGCTACCACTCGACGCTTGGGATTGCCGGAAGGGGTCAGGTTGTCATCATCGTCGTCATTGTTGCTGACCACGAACGCGCCCTTGGCCTTCGGCAGCTCGGCGGCCTTGCGGTGCGAAGCGGCGCTGTCATCGTCGCCTTCATCCTCATCGTCGTCCTCGGAATTGTCATCGTCGTCTTCGT from Bifidobacterium sp. ESL0728 encodes:
- a CDS encoding RNA polymerase sigma factor → MAKKEQATTVESEQSEDTKVTRKSKATRSSSSTATRKASAKTKKAKKTTASKKTSKTSKKTKKDEEVTKEKPKNPDIEKNSEDISDDDELQDADLENVEEVDEDEDFDDLADDSSTLPDSDEDDDDNSEDDDEDEGDDDSAASHRKAAELPKAKGAFVVSNNDDDDDNLTPSGNPKRRVVAAGATADPVKDYLKQIGRVSLLNAEQEVDLSERIEAGLYAQHLLDTQSEGMDFKRKRELKWAANDGKKAKDHLLEANLRLVVSLAKRYTGRGMLFLDLIQEGNLGLIRAVEKFDWKKGFKFSTYATWWIRQAITRAMADQARTIRVPVHMVEVINKLSRVQRQMLQDLGREPTPDELARELDMPVEKVQEVQKYGREPISLHTPLGEDGDSEFGDLIEDTDAIAPSEAVAFSLLQEQFKQVLETLSPREAGVIKMRYGLEDGQPKTLDDIGRVYGVTRERIRQIESKTMSKLRHPSRSQTLRDFLDQ